A part of Thermodesulfobacteriota bacterium genomic DNA contains:
- a CDS encoding hydrolase → MNFINRDDTSFVVVDVQERLMGAMPEDITETNLKNMKILLEAAKVLDIPVTVTEQYPKGLGPTIEEIKESVDGFSPVEKVVFSCARSPEFESAIKDIDRGSVLLCGVETHVCVLQTAIDMVNKGYNVYVPADAVISRRELDWEKGINLIEKSGAVVGTTEAFLFQLLETAGTDEFKQISKLVR, encoded by the coding sequence ATGAATTTCATAAATAGAGATGACACTTCATTCGTAGTGGTTGATGTTCAGGAAAGACTTATGGGCGCAATGCCAGAGGATATTACTGAAACTAATCTTAAGAATATGAAAATTCTTTTAGAGGCTGCAAAGGTGCTAGACATTCCAGTAACTGTTACAGAGCAGTATCCAAAAGGTTTGGGCCCTACTATAGAGGAGATAAAAGAATCAGTAGATGGTTTTTCCCCGGTTGAGAAAGTTGTGTTCAGCTGCGCCAGGTCTCCCGAGTTCGAATCGGCCATAAAAGATATCGATAGGGGCTCAGTGCTGCTTTGCGGAGTAGAGACCCATGTGTGTGTTCTTCAGACAGCAATAGATATGGTTAATAAAGGATACAATGTTTATGTCCCGGCAGACGCAGTTATTTCCAGAAGAGAGCTCGATTGGGAAAAAGGTATTAACCTAATTGAGAAATCAGGAGCTGTTGTTGGAACTACAGAAGCTTTTTTGTTCCAATTGCTCGAAACTGCCGGTACAGACGAATTTAAGCAGATATCAAAGCTCGTTCGATAA
- a CDS encoding MFS transporter: MSSHFTSSQFKNFTLATAANFFFFCNFSAFFLLPIHIKELGGDEANIGFIMGSFGITSLGAIPFVAYLVDKYGRRRFMLLGYGIMAVASLGYIFIDHLSPLFYLLRFVQGVSFAFAFTSAGTFVSDYIPPERRAEGLGIFSAFTIASYAIGPSLGELIIELSSFYWFFIYAAVFSLIAFALTLFTKDGEFHRSKDPYGMGFFRLIASKRYSIILISNLILAGGLGAILNFVATFLRSKGLAAFYFFLTYTIAVTAVRIFGGRISDKLGRKVIASPCLLAVSVSLAAMYFVDNALEAILISLFFSIGYGFLYPTLSALVIDKAGSDERGKAMGAFNASYSMGINFLAFPLGLVARDFGYEVMYFATGCMVFLGFILFTFFEPTKES; encoded by the coding sequence ATGTCATCCCACTTTACATCTTCGCAATTCAAAAATTTTACGCTAGCCACCGCAGCTAACTTCTTTTTCTTTTGTAATTTCTCAGCGTTTTTTTTACTGCCTATTCATATTAAGGAATTGGGTGGTGATGAGGCTAACATCGGCTTTATTATGGGCTCTTTTGGTATTACATCACTAGGTGCAATACCTTTTGTGGCCTATCTGGTTGATAAGTACGGAAGAAGACGCTTTATGCTATTAGGCTATGGGATTATGGCAGTAGCTTCGCTTGGCTATATCTTCATAGACCATCTATCTCCACTTTTTTATTTGCTCCGTTTTGTGCAGGGTGTATCTTTTGCATTTGCATTCACATCTGCCGGAACCTTCGTCTCGGACTACATACCACCTGAGCGAAGGGCTGAAGGTCTTGGAATTTTCAGCGCTTTCACTATAGCGTCTTATGCGATTGGTCCCTCACTAGGAGAACTTATAATTGAACTCTCAAGCTTTTATTGGTTTTTCATATACGCAGCAGTTTTTAGCCTTATCGCATTTGCACTTACTCTGTTTACCAAAGACGGCGAATTCCACCGTTCAAAAGATCCATACGGGATGGGTTTTTTCCGCCTGATCGCATCTAAAAGATATTCAATCATTTTGATCTCCAATTTAATTCTCGCTGGTGGGCTTGGGGCTATATTAAACTTTGTCGCAACCTTTCTAAGATCAAAAGGGCTTGCGGCTTTTTATTTCTTTTTAACCTACACAATTGCAGTAACTGCAGTCAGGATTTTTGGCGGCCGGATTTCAGATAAGCTGGGCAGAAAAGTTATCGCTTCACCTTGCCTACTTGCGGTTTCAGTCTCTCTTGCGGCTATGTATTTTGTGGACAATGCCCTTGAGGCTATTCTGATATCTCTATTCTTCAGTATTGGCTACGGATTTTTATATCCAACACTAAGCGCATTGGTAATAGACAAAGCAGGCTCTGATGAAAGAGGAAAAGCGATGGGAGCCTTTAACGCATCATACAGCATGGGTATTAATTTCTTAGCATTTCCTCTTGGACTTGTTGCAAGAGATTTTGGTTATGAGGTTATGTACTTTGCCACGGGG